From the genome of Arthrobacter russicus:
CACCGGCAGTGCCGCGGCAGGGGGTGCTGACGAGACAACCCCGGTCGGCTCCATGGCGGAGACATCGCGTGTCGTGTTTCCACTCCCGGAGGGCACCTGGGTGCTCACCAGCGGGTTCGGGCCACGCATCCACCCGATCACGGGCGAGCCCTCATTCCACACCGGCACCGACTTCGCCGCGCCTGATAGCACCCCGATCGTCGCCGCAGCGGAGGGGGTCGTCACGATCGCGGAGTTCTCCGGCGGGTATGGCGGACTGATCGTCATCGAGCATCAGATCGACGGGGCGACGGTGGCGACCGCGTACGCCCACATGTGGCAGTCCGGCATCCACGTCCAGCCCGGCGACCGGGTGACCGCCGGGCAGCACATCGGCGATGTCGGCAGCTCCGGGAACTCCACCGGCCCGCATCTGCACTTCGAAGTGCGCCCAGGCGGCACCCACGAAGACGCGGTGGACGCCGCCGCGTGGCTCAACGCCCACGACGCCGCCGACCTGCCCGAAGCCGAGATCGGCGCCCCGGTCGGCTCGTGCGCGCCCTCACCGGACACCGAGGACGAACCGGACCAGGCCGGCGACGACTCGATCCAGGCGATGCGGAGCTGATCGCGCATGGACGTGTTCCCCGACTTCGAGGGCCTGTCGGGCATCGGCGACCTGCGCGAGGTCGTCGGTGGCCTGCTGACCTTCGTCCTGGTGATCGCCGTGCTCATGCTCATCGTCTGCGCGATCATCTGGGCCGTGTCGTCCGCGAACGGCAACCATGCCGCAGCGACCAAAGCACGCACGGGCGTGCTCGTCGCCGTCGGCGCCGCGGCACTGGCCGGTGGCGGCGTCGCGTGGATGAACTGGCTGATCGGCATCGGCGAACAGCTCTGAACTTCGCCCCCGCTCGGCCGCCGAGGGCAGAGCGGTGCACCTGCTGGGCGATCCCATTCGTCTCCCGTGCCCGTGGGTGCGGGTTCGTCCCGTCAGGAGCCCCATCGTGTTCGACCTCGCCACCGATTTCCTCACCGCCGTCCCGGCGGCGCTCGCGCCGATGAACATCGACATCAACCCGAACGACAGCGGGCTTCCTGGGATCGCCCAGTTGCGCACGATTGTCGGCGCCGTGATGACGGTCGGTCTGATCCTCAGCGTCCTGGCCTTGATCGTCAGCGCGATCGTGTGGGGCTTCGGCGCGAACAGCTCGAACCCCCATCTCGCCTCACGCGGCAAGGTCGGCGTGCTCGTCTCCTGCGGCGCCGCGATCCTGTGCGGTGCGTCGGTCACCCTCATCAACTTCTTCTGGAACGTCGGCCAGCAGGTCTGACCGCGCCCATCCACTAGCACCGATCTTTCGGGAGGTTCGTGATGGGTGTCTGCGACATTCCTGTCATCTCCGCCGTCTGTGACACCGCAGGCGAAGCCGCCGCCAGCCTGATCTCCGCCCCGTTCGACTGGCTCGCGCAGGCGATGGGCGCGGCGGCCGGCTGGCTGTTCGAGGCCGTGTGGACGGTGTTCGACACCACGACGCTCGTCGATGTCCAGTCACCCGAGTACGTCTCGGTCTACAACCTGCTGTTCGGCATCGCCGTGTTCGTGATGCTGTTGTTCTTCTGTCTGCAGCTGATCACCGGGCTGGTCAAACGCGACCCGACCGCGCTCAGCAGGGCGGCGTTGGGCCTGGCGAAAAGCGTGCTCGGCAGCTTCGTAGTCATCACGCTCACGGCTCTGATGCTGGAGATCGTCGACCAGCTCAGCCTCGGCATCATTCAAGCCGCGGGCGAGACGACCGAATCCATGGGTGACAAGATCACGGTGCTCGCCGCGGCACTCGTTGGGATCAACATCGCCTCGCCCGGAGTCGGCGCGATCATCACGATCTTCTTCGCCAGCCTCGCCATCACCGCCGCCGCGATCGTCTGGCTGTCCCTGCTGGTCCGTAAGGCGCTGCTGCTGGTGGCGATCGTCCTCGCCCCGCTCGCGTTCTCCGGGGCGTCCTGGGACGCATCGCGGGGATGGATCGGCAAGTGGGCGATGTTCGTCATCGCCCTGATCGCCTCGAAGCTCGTGCTGGTCGTGATGTTCCTGGTCGCGATCACGCAGATCTCTGCCCCGATCGACGCGGACCTCGCCTCGATCAGCGACCCGATCGCCGGGATCGTGCTCATGGCGATGGCCGCTTTCGCCCCGTATCTGACCTACAAGTTCCTGGCATTCGCGGGCTTGGACTTCTACCACGCGATCGGCTCCGAACAGGACGCGAAGCAGGCTCTCAACCGTCCGGTGCCCTCACCGTCCAAGCCGCAGGGCGCGGAACCGAAGAAGGTACTCGACGGCGCAGCAGACACCAAGACCGGAAGCGGCAGCGGAAGCGGAGGTGGCGGAGGTGGCGGAGGTGGCGGAGGTGGCGGGTCAACGCCTCCACCTCCACCGCCTCCGAACACGGGCGCGGCCGGAGCGACGGCGGGCGGTGGCGGCGGAGCCGCGGCGGCCGGAGGTGGGGCGAGCGCGAGCACCGGCGGCGCGGGTGCCGGCGCGGCCGGTGCTGGAGCTGCCGTTGCGGGACCCGCTGCTGCCGTGGTGATCGCCGCGCAGGTCGCCAAGGGTGCGGCCGAGGCCGGGCCGAAGGCCGGCGCCGCCCTCGCAGGGCAGGCCGATACCGCCGCCGACGGTGCCCAGCAGCCCGGGAACCAGGCGTCAACGACCCCGCCGCCCTCGTCCTCGTCGACGCCACCCGCACCGCGGGCGACCCCACCGCAGGTCGCCCCACCGCAGAGCGCAGGCTCGGGCTCATCGCCTCAGCCGACTCCGCCACCGCCGCGGCAGAGCCCGCCGCCTGCGCCGAAACCGACCGGGAAGGAGTGAGCTGCCGTGGCTGCCTCGAAGAACGAGACCGTGAGCGAGCTGGTGCCGGTGAAGTTCTCCCGGCTGGCGCGCCGTGGAGTGCTGCTGGGTCTCTCGCTGTCCCAGCTGATCACCCTCGCCATCGGCGTCCTCGCCATCGTCGGGGCCCTCTACGCCGGCGGCGGTCAGCTACTGGCATACACCGCGCCGGTCTGGGTGCTCTCGGCGGTGCTGACGTGGGTGCCGATCGCGGGCCGTCCGGTCGTGGAGTGGCTCCCGGTCGGCTGCTGGTGGCTGTGGCGCACGACCATCGGCCAGCTGATCTACCGGCGCCGGGTCGTCAAGCCGCGTCCGGCGGGAACCCTCGCCCTGCCCGGCGACATGGCACGGTTGCGGGAGTACGAGGACCCCGAGACCGGGGCCGGGATGATCCACGACCCCCACGCGGGCACGCTGACCGCGGTGTGCGAGGTGACGCATCCCGCGTTCGTGCTCCTCGACCCCGGCGAACAGGAACGCCGGGTGTCCTCCTGGGGGCGTGTGCTCGCGACGGTGTGCCGTTCCGGTCGCGTGGCGACGCTGCAGGTGCTGGAGCGCACCCTGCCGGACTCCGGGACGGGACTCGCCGAGTGGTGGGCCTCGCACGGTGCCGACGATGGTTCGTGGGCGTCCACGACCTATCGGGAGCTG
Proteins encoded in this window:
- a CDS encoding DUF6112 family protein encodes the protein MDVFPDFEGLSGIGDLREVVGGLLTFVLVIAVLMLIVCAIIWAVSSANGNHAAATKARTGVLVAVGAAALAGGGVAWMNWLIGIGEQL
- a CDS encoding DUF6112 family protein: MNIDINPNDSGLPGIAQLRTIVGAVMTVGLILSVLALIVSAIVWGFGANSSNPHLASRGKVGVLVSCGAAILCGASVTLINFFWNVGQQV